A genomic segment from Fusarium keratoplasticum isolate Fu6.1 chromosome 10, whole genome shotgun sequence encodes:
- a CDS encoding MFS domain-containing protein, whose product MAKAETEHHEPSKGRDVETVEHTDGQLLGRAIQQQEHNRTWGQSLRKDPWLLFWIGVMLWTLIVRGFEAGASGDVLSIPTFRKRFGVAMDGSYFIATNWQSAISGGPNAAAIAGAWGASFLSDRYGTKPIILLAAMINLASVGVEFGATSLAMFFGGKMMNFLAIGALLNLCTAYVAEVSPLAIRASAIGFCNLSQCIGPFLLAIMSYFTSKWDNDWAWKSLVAAQWGFTGVALVGQIFMPESPVYLVRMGKMDAAQKSLERLYSDPQDAKGHLHRIQLTLEEAELSNTGSYLDCFKGTNLRRTLVAIMVFLSEPMSGLGFVGSYGALMYQFLGISDSKAFEMKIGAQVLSMSGAMIAFLMSDWWGRRPMYIMGCSSLCVLMLCMAISGSFDTTAAITASVGFYTMFNFFYNVGVGSTVYALAGELPTSVLRAKTLAISISTSSAFNTMWSFVAPYLFNSDYANLKAKIGYVFGAFMLIFAILAFLYVPETRRRTYEELDELFMKKVPTRQFRTYVTVAEQRAAEAYAAQEKTIGDQKV is encoded by the coding sequence ATGGCGAAAGCTGAGACTGAACACCACGAACCCTCCAAGGGTCGCGATGTCGAAACGGTCGAACATACCGATGGCCAGCTGCTGGGACGAGCTATCCAGCAGCAGGAACACAACCGGACATGGGGACAGAGTCTACGTAAAGATCCCTGGCTCCTGTTCTGGATTGGCGTGATGCTTTGGACCTTGATTGTGCGAGGCTTCGAGGCTGGCGCATCAGGAGACGTCCTCAGTATTCCTACCTTTAGAAAGAGATTCGGCGTTGCCATGGACGGTAGTTACTTCATTGCAACAAATTGGCAGTCGGCTATTAGCGGCGGTCCCAACGCGGCGGCCATCGCCGGCGCCTGGGGTGCCTCCTTTCTGTCCGACAGGTATGGCACCAAGCCCATCATCCTACTGGCTGCCATGATCAACCTTGCTTCGGTGGGTGTCGAGTTTGGAGCCACATCCCTTGCAATGTTCTTCGGAGGCAAGATGATGAACTTCTTAGCCATTGGtgcccttctcaacctttGCACCGCCTACGTCGCCGAGGTTTCCCCTCTAGCTATCCGAGCCAGCGCTATCGGCTTCTGCAACCTGTCTCAGTGCATTGGGCCGTTCCTTTTAGCCATCATGTCCTACTTTACCTCCAAGTGGGACAATGACTGGGCCTGGAAATCGCTTGTGGCTGCGCAATGGGGCTTTACCGGAGTGGCCCTTGTCGGCCAGATCTTCATGCCCGAGTCGCCCGTCTATCTGGTTCGCATGGGTAAGATGGATGCCGCCCAGAAATCTCTCGAGCGTCTCTACTCGGATCCGCAAGATGCCAAGGGCCACCTACACCGCATTCAGCTCACTCTTGAAGAAGCGGAGCTGTCCAACACGGGATCATACCTCGACTGTTTCAAGGGGACAAACCTGCGTCGAACCTTGGTTGCAATCATGGTGTTTCTTTCCGAGCCCATGTCGGGCCTGGGATTTGTTGGCAGCTATGGCGCTCTGATGTACCAGTTCCTGGGCATCTCGGACAGCAAGGCCTTCGAGATGAAGATTGGGGCTCAAGTCCTCTCCATGAGCGGCGCCATGATCGCATTTCTCATGTCCGATTGGTGGGGTCGTCGACCCATGTACATAATGGGCTGTTCTTCGCTCTGTGTGCTCATGCTCTGCATGGCGATATCGGGCTCGTTTGACACGACGGCTGCCATCACGGCCTCGGTGGGATTCTACACCATGTTCAACTTCTTCTACAACGTGGGCGTTGGATCTACTGTGTACGCGCTCGCCGGCGAACTCCCCACATCTGTTCTCAGGGCCAAGACACTagccatctccatctcgacttCTTCGGCGTTCAACACCATGTGGTCCTTCGTGGCTCCATACCTGTTCAACTCGGATTacgccaacctcaaggccaagatcggGTATGTGTTTGGCGCATTCATGCTTATTTTTGCTATCCTCGCCTTTTTGTATGTTCCCGAGACGCGGAGAAGGACCTacgaggagctggatgaaCTCTTCATGAAGAAAGTGCCCACGCGCCAGTTCCGTACGTACGTTACTGTGGCTGAGCAGCGAGCGGCGGAGGCGTATGCTGCTCAGGAGAAGACGATCGGCGATCAAAAAGTCTGA
- a CDS encoding Zn(2)-C6 fungal-type domain-containing protein produces the protein MVDTEPSPSEHGAPRAIRNLKACDLCRSRKVKCRYAQDDTTCQGCRLAGTECTQNKPRRKRGPAKRSLAQRSPNDTTVPGAQAFSSPATPGSAGESYLDPPHPNSSPAEEEPDDQSSQASPDSRPGDPDFKGLCSRSLVLTILTDWSCFVYPLAPLLHRKKFLKRVLQHEDERNPTFCALVLATCAMTVSTLRRRSFYNYRSVTVDKCIDIIEREHMLLPVSYTPEWCLTRYNIASALSALYGLDDMRVYQAIKDAMAGVQWLLFHEKGTESVHDQELVKRLYWLLGMWQLGTEIQGQPHLTFLPGPPFTPALQTIRPRPLADAELGVPDTETNVLALWPAAPASWLKDDDQYITGLNSLADVLMVWESAKVDMAHKQPEETLRDGMARLQAVLDNLVPELRWRGGLARFPKPSRGHESQTVNILITCFYIRSNLLQHLGQAPGITHQSIVSDVLEVLDHMPEDIHEYNGFTLVKKVRDIGAAYLQELRVTPGGPIQAVNESEQCIVNALLTRLERMDFRLDQENACPEDNAISPADRPTDASMESV, from the exons ATGGTCGACACTGAGCCGTCACCTTCGGAGCATGGCGCACCAAGGGCTATACGAAATCTGAAGGCATGTGACCTGTGCCGGAGCCGCAAAGTCAAG TGCCGTTATGCACAAGATGACACTACCTGCCAAGGATGTAGGCTAGCAGGTACCGAGTGCACGCAAAACAAACCCAGGCGTAAAAGGGGGCCTGCTAAACG TTCCCTGGCTCAGCGCTCCCCCAACGATACGACAGTGCCAGGTGCGCAAGCCTTTTCTAGCCCTGCCACACCCGGGTCAGCTGGCGAATCGTACCTTGATCCTCCACACCCTAATTCATccccggccgaggaggaaccAGACGACCAGAGTAGCCAAGCATCCCCAGACTCAAGGCCGGGCGACCCGGACTTCAAGGGGCTGTGCTCCCGTTCGCTGGTCCTAACAATTCTTACTGACTGGTCTTGCTTCGTCTATCCACTCGCTCCCCTTTTACACAGAAAGAAATTCCTGAAAAGGGTTCTCCAGCATGAAGATGAGAGGAACCCGACGTTCTGCGCCCTGGTCTTGGCCACTTGCGCCATGACTGTATCGACTCTCCGACGACGGAGCTTCTACAACTACCGGAGCGTCACCGTGGATAAATGCATCGATATCATTGAACGAGAACACATGCTGCTGCCTGTCTCTTACACTCCCGAATGGTGCCTCACGCGTTACAACATTGCCTCAGCTCTGAGCGCGCTGTATGGATTGGATGACATGCGTGTGTATCAGGCTATCAAGGACGCAATGGCCGGCGTTCAATGGCTTCTTTTTCACGAAAAGGGAACAGAATCAGTGCATGACCAGGAGTTGGTGAAGCGACTTTATTGGCTGCTTGGCATGTGGCAGCT GGGCACCGAAATACAAGGCCAGCCACACCTAACATTCCTTCCCGGTCCTCCGTTTACCCCAGCTTTGCAGACTATTCGTCCCCGGCCTCTAGCTGATGCAGAGTTGGGAGTACCTGACACGGAAACGAACGTATTGGCATTGTGGCCAGCGGCGCCAGCGTCATGGCTTAAAGACGATGACCAGTATATCACAGGACTCAACAGTCTTGCCGATGTTCTGATGGTCTGGGAAAGCGCCAAGGTGGACATGGCTCACAAACAACCAGAAGAGACTCTCCGAGATGGAATGGCCCGCCTCCAAGCGGTGCTTGACAATCTCGTCCCAGAACTGCGGTGGAGAGGTGGCTTGGCCAGGTTCCCGAAACCGTCTCGAGGCCACGAATCGCAAACAGTCAACATTTTGATCACATGCTTCTATATAAGATCAAACTTgctgcagcatctcggccaagCACCCGGCATTACCCACCAGAGCATTGTAAG CGACGTTCTTGAAGTTCTCGATCATATGCCAGAAGATATACACGAGTACAATGGATTCACCTTGGTCAAGAAGGTTCGAGATATAGGTGCGGCATATCTGCAAGAGCTTCGAGTCACACCCGGGGGCCCTATACAGGCCGTAAACGAGTCGGAGCAATGCATTGTCAATGCCCTACTCACGAGATTGGAGAGAATGGATTTTAGACTGGACCAAGAGAATGCATGCCCTGAGGATAATGCCATCTCTCCAGCCGATCGGCCTACTGATGCAAGTATGGAGAGCGTATAA
- a CDS encoding MFS domain-containing protein gives MSEPKATVVVGDIEDDHALKKPEHVEHIGHATAAEDHEEGPIKAIRNQPWAFLWCVYAIYTLMLTSFDNQAGGIVIGIPQFRKDFGSEFAGDYVLPARWQSAYSGGPVASAVIGSLGAGLIADKIGRKWTLFGCYILVFVAITVETISTTNAVFFAGKFIAGFPIGAFITVSMTYIGEVSPLALRGTLTAASAIAFTLGPFIVSLIANETGSRTTRWAYRAIFVSQYGISGLGFLILPFMPESPWWLVDHNKMDRAVKSLNRLGYDAVDTEKRLAVIQLTLQEIRKETDGASYLECFRKSNLRRTIISVAPMSIQALCGVFFVAAYATYYQQLAGYTADESFKLGIAQQVLSMLGNITSWFLIDRVGRRDLTIWGLVLLTVILMVTGGLAVAATPGAIKGTVALLLVYCYFYNCTIGATAYTLLTEIATSRLRAKTASLSLALQNGLFTMWAFVIPFLFNPDQANLGAKVSFIFGALAVLCILYLWFYQPESAGRSYEELDEMFIKKVPAREFKTFKTEAEQKSGLA, from the exons ATGAGCGAACCAAAAGCCACCGTCGTGGTCGGTGACATCGAGGATGACCACGCCCTCAAAAAGCCAGAGCACGTCGAGCATATCGGCCATGCTACTGCGGCCGAGGACCACGAGGAGGGCCCTATCAAGGCTATCCGGAACCAGCCCTGGGCCTTCCTCTGGTGTGTCTACGCCATCTACACACTCATGTTGACGAGCTTTGACAACCAGGCTGGCGGCATCGTGATCGGTATTCCCCAGTTTCGCAAGGACTTTGGAAGCGAGTTCGCAGGCGACTACGTCCTCCCCGCTCGCTGGCAGTCCGCGTATAGCGGCGGCCCTGTTGCTTC CGCTGTAATCGGTTCCCTCGGTGCTGGCTTGATCGCCGACAAAATCGGCCGCAAGTGGACTCTTTTCGGGTGCtacatcctcgtcttcgtcgccATCACTGTCGAGACCATTAGCACCACCAACGCTGTCTTCTTCGCCGGCAAGTTCATCGCAGGCTTCCCCATTGGCGCCTTCATCACCGTATCCATGACCTACATCGGCGAGGTTTCTCCCCTGGCCCTCCGAGGAACCCTCACAGCCGCTTCCGCCATCGCCTTTACCCTCGGGCCCTTCATCGTCTcgctcatcgccaacgagaCAGGCAGCAGGACGACGCGCTGGGCGTACCGGGCCATCTTCGTCTCGCAGTACGGTATCAGCGGCCTCGGCTTCCTGATCCTGCCCTTCATGCCCGAGTCGCCCTGGTGGTTGGTCGACCATAACAAGATGGACAGGGCGGTCAAGTCTCTAAACCGCCTCGGCTACGATGCCGTCGACACAGAAAAGAGACTGGCTGTCATTCAGCTGACGCTCCAGGAGATCCGCAAAGAAACCGATGGGGCCAGCTACCTGGAGTGCTTCCGCAAGTCCAACTTGCGCCGCACCATCATCTCGGTCGCTCCCATGAGCATCCAGGCTCTATGCGGCGTGTTCTTTGTTGCTGCCTACGCCACCTACTATCAGCAGCTCGCTGGCTATACCGCAGATGAGAGTTTTAAGCTTGGCATCGCACAGCAGGTGCTATCAATGCTGGGCAATATCACGTCCTGGTTCCTCATCGATAGGGTTGGTCGGCGAGACCTGACAATCTGGGGACTCGTGCTCCTCACTGTCATCTTGATGGTGACGGGCGGCCTCGCTGTAGCGGCAACTCCTGGCGCCATCAAGGGAACAGTTGCCCTGCTGCTTGTCTACTGCTACTTCTACAACTGCACCATCGGAGCTACCGCGTACACCCTCCTGACAGAGATCGCGACGTCTAGACTCCGCGCCAAGACGGcatccctctccctcgccctTCAGAACGGGCTCTTT ACAATGTGGGCTTTCGTTATCCCCTTCCTATTCAACCCCGACCAGGCCAACCTCGGAGCTAAGGTGTCCTTTATCTTTGGCGCCCTGGCAGTCCTATGCATTCTCTACCTCTGGTTCTACCAGCCTGAGTCTGCTGGCCGCTCTTAtgaggagctggatgagatGTTTATTAAGAAGGTGCCAGCCCGTGAATTCAAGACTTTCAAGACCGAGGCTGAGCAAAAGTCTGGCCTTGcttga
- a CDS encoding MFS domain-containing protein, giving the protein MKSKPAETCSDKEPVGTLGEPSVDAIEDAGVPGSSSLILDEATNKRILRKIDYKLMPVLCITYALQYYDKAVISQAAIFGFRRDLDLETGLRFSWATLIFYFGHMVGMYPCSLLAQRFRPRPICTSLTIIWALIILTTPACKSYSGILINRFFLGLVESGVSPIFMIVIGLWYTKQEHSVRSGWWYSCSGGSLLISPLINFGLAHIESGPLAPWQYMFLVAGLITLVWGIALIWIFPDTPEEAKGWSPEDKALLLERIRRDNGGSENRQFKAAQVWEGVREYQFWALAMMALLANTGAATLSTFASIVFAGMGFSLHTSLLLNIPFGVFAFGCVLSAAWLGSTRVGRLYTCCIATVPVMLGCCLLWRLPMSSRVGRIIGVYLVSFFSSCWLQAISLGTSNVMGYSKKGFYASGIWIGYCIGNIAGPLLFHARYAPRYGESFIGILIFFATLAGLSLFLRFFLERRNKRRDEKYGSPDFQDGLEDITDRENKSFRYKL; this is encoded by the exons ATGAAGAGCAAGCCTGCTGAAACCTGCTCTGATAAAGAGCCTGTCGGCACGCTTGGCGAGCCTTCTGTTGACGCTATCGAGGATGCTGGGGTTCCTGGGTCctccagcctcatcctcgatgaGGCGACCAACAAGCGCATCCTCCGCAAGATAGACTACAAGTTGATGCCCGTC CTTTGTATCACCTATGCACTTCAGTATTATGATAAAGCCGTCATCTCCCAGGCAGCTATCTTTGGCTTTCGACGggatcttgaccttgaaacCGGCCTACGCTTCTCCTGGGCCACCCTTATCTTCTACTTTGGCCATATGGTTGGCATGTACCCGTGCTCCCTTCTCGCTCAGCGGTTTCGGCCCCGGCCTATCTGTACGTCCCTTACTATCATATGGGCGCTTATTATCCTCACGACGCCTGCATGTAAGTCATATTCCGGTATTCTCATTaaccgcttcttcctcggccttgtcgaaAGCGGCGTGAGCCCTATCTTTATGATAGTCATTGGCCTGTGGTATACCAAGCAAGAGCATAGCGTGCGTAGCGGCTGGTGGTATTCCTGTAGCGGTGGAAGCCTACTGATTAGCCCGCTTATTAACTTTGGCCTCGCCCATATCGAGTCTGGCCCCCTGGCCCCCTGGCAGTATATGTTCCTCGTCGCTGGCCTTATTACCCTCGTGTGGGGCATCGCCCTGATTTGGATCTTCCCAGATACGCCAGAGGAGGCTAAGGGCTGGTCCCCCGAGGATAAGGCGTTACTGCTTGAACGAATCCGCCGGGATAATGGTGGCTCTGAGAACCGCCAGTTTAAGGCCGCCCAAGTATGGGAGGGCGTGCGTGAATATCAGTTCTGGGCCCTAGCGATGATGGCGCTACTCGCTAATACGGGCGCCGCTACTCTATCAACCTTTGCCTCTATCGTCTTTGCCGGTATGGGCTTCAGTTTACACACCTCGCTCCTGCTCAACATCCCCTTCGGCGTCTTCGCTTTCGGCTGCGTTCTCTCAGCCGCGTGGCTTGGCTCGACCCGCGTCGGAAGACTATATACTTGCTGCATTGCCACCGTGCCTGTAATGCTAGGCTGCTGCCTCTT GTGGCGTCTCCCGATGTCGAGCCGGGTAGGCCGCATCATCGGCGTGTATctcgtctccttcttttcGTCGTGCTGGCTGCAGGCTATCTCTCTAGGCACCTCCAACGTTATGGGGTACTCCAAGAAGGGCTTCTATGCGTCTGGCATCTGGATCGGTTACTGCATCGGCAACATCGCCGGGCCGCTGCTTTTCCATGC CCGATACGCGCCGCGCTACGGTGAAAGTTTTATCGGCattctcatcttctttgccacCCTTGCCGGACTCTCGCTCTTCTTGAGATTCTTTCTTGAGAGGCGGAACAAGCGACGCGACGAGAAGTACGGAAGCCCAGATTTTCAAGACGGCCTGGAGGATATCACGGATAGAGAGAACAAGTCTTTCCGATACAAGTTGTAA
- a CDS encoding AB hydrolase-1 domain-containing protein: protein MASVFNIAQHVIEASHIREYARATSHSQDEKLHLHVKQYIPKDNLVPRKGDVTIIGAHANGFPKATPPQQCLSRCRPHSLTLQSQELYEPLWEDLYHDAKSRNLRIRSIYIADAAWQGQSGVLNHDALGNDRKSASWLDHARDILHIINTLRPPPPLVGIGHSFGASILANVALIHPRLMTSLVLLDPVISRFTSTPSSAGPAAASLNRRDVWPSREEAAKSFGQSPFYRTWDPRVLQRWIEHGLRNMSGTNAVTLTTTKHQEVFTYVRPSWDAYDAEGREVIRPDLAIDLDPSLNENWPTYPVYRPEGPRTLASLPALRPSVLYLFGGRSEISSVELREEKLALTGTGVGGSGGVKAGRVSSVVSEESGHLVPLEAPGLCARVAAEWMASELTRWLAEEREYEAWARRPAAEKTTMSDQLRHHVSQMRIPTQWQHNNSKI from the exons atggcctccGTCTTCAACATCGCACAGCACGTTATCGAGGCCTCCCACATACGCGAATATGCGCGCGCGACGTCGCACTCCCAAGACGAGAAACTCCACCTGCATGTGAAGCAGTACATCCCCAAGGACAACCTCGTCCCGAGGAAGGGAGACGTTACTATCATCGGAGCCCACGCCAACGGCTTCCCCAAGGCAACCCCCCCCCAGCAGTGTCTCTCCAGATGCCGGCCCCATAGCCTAACTCTGCAGTCACAGGAGTTGTACGAGCCTCTCTGGGAGGACCTTTACCATGATGCAAAGAGCCGTAACCTGCGCATTCGCAGCATATACATCGCGGACGCTGCCTGGCAGGGCCAGAGCGGCGTTTTGAACCATGACGCCCTCGGCAATGACCGCAAGTCTG CCAGTTGGCTTGACCATGCCCGGGACATTCTCCATATCATCAACACCCTTCGGCCTCCGCCTCCCCTCGTGGGCATCGGTCACTCCTTCGGAGCAAGCATCCTCGCCAACGTGGCGCTCATCCACCCCCGCCTGATGACCTCCCTCGTGTTGCTCGACCCCGTCATCTCCCGCTTTACCAGCACCCCATCGTCCGCAGGCCCCGCGGCGGCAAGTCTGAACCGTCGTGACGTCTGGCCCAGCCGTGAGGAGGCCGCAAAATCTTTCGGCCAGAGTCCCTTCTACCGGACCTGGGATCCCCGTGTCCTGCAGCGGTGGATCGAGCACGGGCTGAGGAACATGTCCGGGACAAACGCTGTGACCCTGACAACAACAAAGCACCAAGAGGTCTTCACGTACGTCCGGCCTAGCTGGGACGCCTATGACGCCGAGGGCAGGGAGGTCATCCGCCCCGACCTCGCTATAGATCTTGACCCAAGTCTCAATGAGAACTGGCCTACCTATCCAGTCTACCGGCCTGAGGGACCCCGTACTCTCGCATCCCTCCCGGCCCTACGACCCAGCGTGCTTTACCTCTTTGGTGGCCGGAGTGAAATCTCTTCCGTTGAGCTaagagaggagaagctggcgCTCACCGGCACCGGCGtgggcggcagcggcggcgtcAAAGCCGGCCGTGTGTCGAGCGTCGTGAGCGAGGAGAGCGGCCATCTCGTTCCACTGGAGGCCCCGGGGCTGTGTGCCCGCGTGGCCGCTGAATGGATGGCTTCCGAACTAACCCGGTGGTTGGCAGAGGAACGTGAATATGAAGCATGGGCGCGTCGACCAGCAGCCGAGAAGACGACCATGTCGGATCAGCTCAGGCATCATGTCTCACAGATGAGAATACCAACGCAGTGGCAGCATAATAACTCAAAGATATGA
- a CDS encoding Acetyl-CoA C-acetyltransferase: protein MSQPSKRIEMLSGQLSNESPVAALLRQTNNDVVFTLAIRTALTKSRKGYLKDTQLEGLLVPLLQEVLGKSGLDPKLVEEIVPGNVLHKDAPFVMRAAGIAAGFPATTAMSTVSRWCSSGLLAVEAVAQKVASGSIDIGIAIGAESMSTNPDTGPPSFPPGFMAQPVIKDLTEPMPWTAENVARDFGITRERQDEYAAASVNKAEAAQKAGFTADEIVPILTAWKDPKTGELHQVVVERDDGIRLGTTKESLSKIRSAFPQWPPATTTGGNASQITDGAAAVLVMRREIAERLRQPILGKYVQSTVVGLDPRIMGIGPAHAIPKLLSKVGITKDDVDIFEINEAFASMLVYCTDTLSIDPSRLNPRGGAMGGWDRDTSHSWHYPRQDQHPLATTLPFSAYLFLKVSNLHKLPPENINFLELKKCLRVPSRPYLDEFLQQYFRYVHPFLPLVDETAFWEMYHNAEVGPQFPLIVLQAMLFAACSFVSPGTLEELGYASVRSARRALYEQAKWLYTFETEDSKLSIAQAALLLSYWTPSFEEAAVSKPNTAWLRIAIENARSIQAHSCGSRPAVKMSRKATDQLPLKRLWGCCIVRDYLRHEINGSRVYDPRTKRQLITTFLNFAEMCMYLVDISVLLFPYDGGLPGQTKQHARFESIISILACKMTLGRWHRNIKRAEDAQREYDLVIDGKHTIHPSQTLFTNLLHIYYFSAKIALANRQMLMSLDTEAVKPQDVLGCRQEVQEATTAIGNCLKALTERQLARFLPVSVVLCIALPYALQTVGYEKQHEQVNSSGQVFTHAMETYDPLYEGVEGLTKTIQLIIGEKSLVELMGADPQTIAIPASDRVESMAFPHACYMRLVLTMDIRLSTGRLPEEQDLPSTLREHLANNAGCPGTVITTPSALPHMDGASVFEADLEAFEGPCDVVNTEFGLQTDLVQLPGDLHAFEGDIAIDDFMAFGKALAVGKEEEMDTSLWEFTKTFPDLRGQGCPSPEQFFFNNLGN from the exons ATGTCTCAGCCGTCCAAACGAATCGAGATGCTCTCGGGACAGCTCTCGAATGAGTCGCCTGTGGCCGCCCTCCTCCGTCAAACCAATAATGATGTG GTCTTCACCCTCGCCATCCGAACAGCCTTGACCAAGTCTAGGAAAGGGTACCTCAAGGACACCCAGCTCGAAGGGTTGCTAGTGCCTCTGCTCCAG GAGGTCCTGGGCAAGTCTGGCCTCGACCCAAAACTCGTCGAAGAGATTGTGCCAGGAAACGTCCTGCATAAAGATGCTCCCTTTGTCATGCGGGCCGCAGGCATAGCCGCCGGCTTCCCGGCCACGACAGCCATGTCGACGGTTAGCCGCTGGTGTTCCTCCGGACTCCTCGCTGTAGAGGCGGTCGCACAAAAGGTCGCCTCTGGCAGCATCGATATTGGTATTGCTATCGGCGCAGAGAGCATGAGTACTAACCCTGATACCGGTCCCCCTTCCTTCCCTCCTGGCTTTATGGCCCAGCCCGTCATTAAGGACCTGACTGAACCTATGCCCTGGACCGCCGAGAATGTAGCCCGCGACTTTGGGATCACCCGGGAGCGACAAGACGAGTATGCCGCTGCGTCAGTTAACAAGGCCGAAGCCGCGCAGAAGGCCGGCTTTACTGCCGACGAAATCGTGCCCATTTTGACAGCCTGGAAAGATCCCAAGACTGGCGAACTGCACCAGGTCGTCGTAGAGAGGGACGATGGAATCCGTCTAGGAACAACCAAGGAGAGCCTTTCAAAAATCCGATCAGCATTCCCGCAGTGGCCTCCTGCTACGACCACGGGCGGCAACGCCTCGCAGATCACGGACGGGGCTGCAGCTGTGTTGGTCATGCGCAGGGAGATAGCTGAGAGACTGCGGCAGCCCATCCTTGGCAAGTACGTCCAGTCCACCGTGGTCGGCCTTGATCCTCGCATCATGGGAATCGGCCCGGCCCACGCGATCCCTAAGCTCTTGAGCAAGGTGGGGATAACCAAGGACGATGTTGATATCTTTGAAATCAACGAAGCCTTCGCATCCATG CTGGTGTATTGCACCGACACCCTCAGTATCGACCCCAGCCGCCTCAATCCACGTGGTGGGGCCAT GGGCGGGTGGGATCGCGATACCTCTCACAGTTGGCACTACCCccgacaagatcaacaccCGTTAGCGACGACACTGCCATTCTCGGCATatctcttcctcaaggtGTCCAACCTCCATAAGCTGCCGCCGGAGAATATCAACTTTCTGGAGCTTAAAAAGTGCCTTAGAGTTCCTTCGCGTCCCTACCTCGACGAGTTTCTACAGCAATATTTTCGTTATGTCCACCCCTTCCTCCCGCTAGTAGACGAGACAGCCTTCTGGGAAATGTATCACAACGCCGAGGTGGGCCCCCAGTTCCCGCTCATCGTGCTTCAGGCAATGCTCTTCGCCGCCTGCAGCTTTGTTTCCCCAGGCACGCTCGAGGAACTCGGATATGCCTCGGTTCGGTCCGCTCGACGCGCTTTGTACGAGCAAGCAAAGTGGCTATACACCTTCGAGACGGAGGATTCAAAGCTTAGCATTGCCCAGGCCGCGCTCCTCCTCTCATACTGGACGCCGTCgtttgaagaagctgccgTGAGCAAACCAAACACCGCTTGGCTGCGAATCGCCATCGAGAACGCTAGGTCCATCCAAGCGCATTCGTGTGGCTCTAGACCCGCCGTGAAGATGTCTAGAAAAGCAACTGACCAGCTACCGTTAAAGAGACTATGGGGTTGCTGCATCGTTCGCGATT ACTTGAGGCACGAGATCAATGGATCGAGAGTGTACGATCCTCGGACGAAAAGGCAGTTGATCACGACCTTTTTGAATTTTGCCGAGATGTGCATGTACTTGGTGGACATCTCCGTACTTCTATTTCCCTACGACGGAGGCCTACCAGGCCAGACAAAGCAACACGCACGATTCGAGAGTATTATTAGCATCCTGGCCTGCAAAATGACACTGGGACGTTGGCATAGGAACATCAAGAGAGCTGAGGACGCTCAGAGAGAGTATGACCTGGTGATAGATGGAAAGCACACCATCCACCCATCGCAGACTCTCTTCACAAACCTTCTGCATATCTACTACTT CTCGGCAAAGATTGCGCTGGCAAATCGGCAGATGCTGATGAGCTTAGACACAGAAGCCGTTAAACCCCAAGACGTACTGGGATGTCGTCAAGAGGTGCAAGAAGCCACTACTGCTATCGGCAACTGCTTGAAGGCTCTCACAGAGCGGCAGCTAGCTCGCTTCCTACCTGTTAGCGT AGTCCTATGCATCGCCCTTCCATACGCATTACAGACCGTTGGCTATGAAAAGCAGCATGAACAGGTTAATTCCAGTGGGCAAGTTTTCACCCACGCCATGGAGACATACGATCCTCTCTACGAGGGAGTCGAGGGCCTGACGAAGACCATCCAACTCATCATAGGAGAGAAGAGCCTTGTCGAGTTGATGGGAGCTGATCCTCAGACGATTGCCATCCCTGCTTCGGACCGAGTAGAGTCGATGGCTTTCCCCCATGCGTGCTATATGAGACTGGTCCTCACGATGGATATCAGGCTCAGTACGGGTCGTCTGCCAGAAGAGCAAGACCTCCCGAGCACACTGAGAGAGCATTTGGCTAATAACGCAGGCTGCCCTGGGACAGTCATTACCACTCCCAGTGCACTTCCGCATATGGACGGAGCCAGCGTATTTGAGGCCGACCTGGAGGCTTTTGAGGGGCCCTGCGATGTGGTGAATACAGAATTCGGACTGCAAACGGACTTGGTCCAGCTGCCTGGTGATTTGCATGCATTCGAAGGAGACATTGCCATAGATGACTTCATGGCTTTTGGCAAGGCTCTTGCTGTGggcaaagaggaagagatggacaCGAGCCTGTGGGAATTTACAAAAACCTTCCCGGACTTAAGAGGTCAAGGATGCCCAAGTCCAGAGCAGTTTTTCTTTAACAACTTGGGAAACTAG